In a single window of the Verrucomicrobiia bacterium genome:
- a CDS encoding S26 family signal peptidase, whose amino-acid sequence MRLPKFLPPPSRRRPLAVRQIHGHSMLPVLPPGTFVVGRRWFMRLSPGDVIIFEHNGKEKIKRLDQLQDDRIFVLGDHSETSTDSRHFGWLPRELVVAKVFWPHSPRHRAEGVERS is encoded by the coding sequence ATGAGATTGCCAAAGTTTTTGCCGCCACCAAGTCGTAGACGCCCACTGGCTGTCAGGCAGATTCATGGCCACAGCATGTTGCCCGTACTTCCCCCGGGTACGTTTGTCGTGGGGCGGCGATGGTTTATGCGGCTGAGCCCGGGCGACGTGATTATTTTTGAGCACAACGGCAAAGAAAAGATAAAGCGCCTAGACCAACTGCAGGATGACAGGATTTTTGTGCTGGGGGACCATTCAGAGACAAGTACAGATAGCCGGCACTTTGGGTGGCTGCCCAGAGAATTGGTTGTGGCCAAAGTTTTCTGGCCTCATTCTCCACGCCATCGAGCAGAAGGCGTCGAGCGATCCTGA